The Patagioenas fasciata isolate bPatFas1 chromosome 3, bPatFas1.hap1, whole genome shotgun sequence genome contains a region encoding:
- the PTK7 gene encoding inactive tyrosine-protein kinase 7 isoform X1: protein MAAVWALLMLAVGARATIHFTKEPYSQDALHGRSAILRCEVEEPANVEFEWLQNGLPIQDTDQRFKEGSNLQFAAVDRHRDAGDFQCIARNLLTGEEARTANASFNIKWIETGNVVLKQPASIAEIQPSSTVVLRCHIDGHPRPAWQWFRDGTSLPDGRSTYIVSNKERTLTLQNASPDDNGLYYCCARSAVGSICSQNNFTLNIIDESFPQAVIVPQDLIVTKNEEAMFDCQFAAVPPPTQEWLFEDSPVTNRSKTTVFTNGSLLITQVRARSTGVYKCVGRGQRGKPLVLKATLQLAEIEEMVPFSPKVLTANQGHHVACIPPRGIPMPHVWWERNQERVPTSGRVHQEAEQLIFTSITEADAGTYTCHAANKAGEKKQELSITVATVPKWVEMPKDSQLEESKPGYLHCLSKASLKPTVTWYRNGVSISEDSRFEISENGTLRINNVEVYDGTIYKCVSSTPAGSIEGYARVHVLEKLKFTPPPQPLQCMEFDKEVTVSCSATGREKPTIQWTKTDGSSLPSHVSHNAGILSFHKVSRSDSGNYTCIASNSPQGEIRATVQLVVAVYVTFKLEPEPTTVYQGHTAMFQCQAEGDPVPHIQWKGKDKILDPGKLLPRIQIMPNGSLVIYDVTTEDSGKYTCIAGNSCNIKHREAFLYVVDKPAVEEDEGPGSHTPYKMIQTIGLSVGAAVAYIIIVLGLMFYCKKRRKAKRLKKHPEGEEPEMECLNGSALLQNGQMTAEIQEEVALTNLGSSSGASKRHSAADKMHFPRSSLQTITTLGRGEFGEVFLAKAKGTEDGEGESLVLVKNLQTRDEQLQMDFRREAEMFGKLNHPNVVRLLGLCREAEPHYMVLEYVDLGDLKQFLRISKSKDESLKPQPLTTKHKVSLCTQVALGMEHLSNGRFVHRDLAARNCLVSAQRQVKVSSLSLSKDVYNSEYYHFRQAWIPLRWMPPEAVLEDEFSTKSDVWSFGVLMWEVFMHGEMPYSPMADDEVLAGLQSGKTKLSHPEGCPSRLAKLMQRCWAPSPKDRPSFSELATALGDSPADSKA, encoded by the exons ATGGCGGCGGTGTGGGCGCTCCTGATGCTGG CTGTGGGGGCTCGGGCAACGATCCATTTCACCAAGGAGCCATACTCCCAGGATGCCCTGCATGGCCGCAGTGCCATCCTCCGCTGTGAGGTGGAGGAACCAGCCAATGTGgagtttgaatggctgcagaatGGGCTCCCCATTCAGGACACGGATCAGCGCTTCAAGGAAGGCAGCAACCTGCAGTTTGCTGCTGTTGATCGCCACCGGGATGCTGGGGACTTCCAGTGCATAGCGAGGAACTTGCTCACTGGGGAAGAGGCTCGCACAGCCAACGCATCTTTCAATATCAAGT GGATTGAGACAGGCAATGTGGTGCTGAAGCAACCGGCCAGCATAGCTGAGATTCAGCCATCCTCCACAGTGGTCCTGCGGTGTCACATTGATGGCCACCCGCG TCCTGCATGGCAGTGGTTTCGGGATGGTACCTCCCTCCCTGACGGCCGCAGTACCTATATTGTCAGCAACAAGGAGCGAACGCTGACCCTCCAGAATGCcagccctgacgacaatggtctCTACTACTGCTGTGCCCGCAGTGCTGTCGGCTCTATCTGCAGCCAGAACAACTTCACACTGAATATAATTG ATGAGAGCTTTCCTCAGGCAGTGATCGTCCCTCAGGACCTCATTGTGACCAAGAACGAAGAGGCCATGTTTGACTGCCAGTTtgcagctgtgccccctcccacacAGGAGTGGCTTTTTGAAGACAGCCCTGTCACCAACAGATCCAA GACCACCGTATTCACCAATGGCTCCCTGCTGATCACCCAGGTGAGGGCTCGCAGCACTGGTGTCTATAAGTGCGTTGGCCGTGGGCAGAGAGGAAAACCTCTTGTGCTGAAGGCGACTCTGCAGCTAGCAG AGATCGAAGAAATGGTACCCTTCTCCCCGAAGGTGTTGACGGCAAACCAGGGGCACCATGTGGCCTGCATTCCCCCACGAGGCATACCCATGCCTCACGTCTGGTGGGAGAGGAACCAGGAACGAGTTCCCACCTCTGGCAGGGTGCACCAAGAGGCAGAGCAGCTCATTTTCACGAGTATCACAGAGGCAGACGCGGGGACCTACACGTGCCATGCTGCCAACAAGGCTGGAGAGAAGAAGCAGGAGCTGAGCATCACTGTGGCTA CGGTACCCAAGTGGGTGGAGATGCCCAAGGATAGCCAGCTGGAGGAGAGCAAGCCAGGATACCTGCACTGCCTCAGCAAGGCCTCCCTGAAACCCACTGTCACCTGGTACCGCAACGGTGTCTCCATCTCCGAG GATTCACGGTTTGAGATCTCTGAAAATGGGACGCTGCGCATCAACAACGTGGAGGTATATGATGGGACCATTTACAAGTGCGTGAGCAGCACGCCGGCAGGCAGCATTGAGGGATACGCACGGGTGCATGTGCTAG AGAAGCTGAAGTTCACCCCTCCACCCCAGCCGCTGCAGTGCATGGAGTTTGATAAGGAGGTGACAGTCTCCTGCTCAGCCACTGGCCGGGAAAAACCCACCATCCAGTGGACTAAAACAG ATGGGAGCAGCCTGCCATCCCATGTCAGCCACAACGCTGGCATCTTGTCCTTCCACAAGGTGAGCAGGAGTGACTCAGGGAATTACACGTGTATCGCCTCCAACAGCCCACAGGGTGAGATCCGTGCCACCGTGCAGCTTGTGGTAGCAG TTTACGTTACCTTCAAGCTAGAGCCAGAGCCCACAACAGTGTACCAGGGACACACAGCCATGTTCCAGTGCCAGGCAGAGGGGGACCCCGTGCCGCACATCCAGTGGAAAGGGAAGGACAAGATTTTGGATCCTGGCAAGCTCCTGCCCAG GATTCAGATCATGCCAAATGGCTCCCTGGTGATTTATGACGTCACCACTGAGGACTCTGGAAAATACACCTGTATCGCTGGCAACAGCTGCAACATCAAGCACCGTGAGGCCTTCCTATATGTTGTAG ACAAGCCGGCAGTGGAAGAGGATGAGGGACCTGGCAGCCACACACCCTACAAGATGATCCAGACCATTGGGCTTTCTGTGGGGGCAGCTGTTGCCTACATTATTATCGTGCTGGGGCTGATGTTCTACTGTAAGAAGCGGAGAAAAGCCAAGAGGCTGAAGAAGCACCCAGAGGGCGAGGAGCCTGAAATGGAGTGTTTGAATG GTAGTGCGTTGCTTCAGAATGGGCAGATGACAGCAGAGATCCAGGAAGAAGTGGCCTTGACCAACCTGGGCAGTAGCTCTGGGGCCAGCAAGCGGCACAGTGCTGCTGACAAGATGCACTTTCCACGTTCAAGCCTGCAGACAATCACAACACTGG GCAGGGGGGAGTTTGGTGAAGTGTTCCTGGCCAAGGCAAAAGGTACAGAGGATGGTGAGGGGGAATCCCTGGTTCTGGTGAAGAACCTGCAGACACGGGATGAGCAGCTGCAGATGGACTTCAGGCGAGAGGCTGAAATGTTTGGCAAGCTGAACCACCCCAATGTGGTGCGGCTGCTGGGGCTATGCCGTGAGGCAGAGCCGCATTACATGGTCCTGGAGTATGTGGACTTG GGGGACCTGAAGCAGTTCCTGAGGATCTCCAAGAGCAAAGATGAGTCTCTGAAGCCACAGCCCCTCACTACCAAACATAAG GTGTCTCTCTGCACACAGGTGGCCCTGGGCATGGAGCATCTCTCCAACGGCAGGTTCGTGCACCGGGACTTGGCAGCCAGGAACTGCCTGGTCAGTGCCCAGCGGCAGGTCAAGGTCTCATCCCTGAGCCTCAGCAAGGATGTGTACAACAG CGAGTACTACCACTTCCGCCAGGCCTGGATACCGCTGCGCTGGATGCCACCTGAAGCAGTGCTGGAGGACGAGTTCTCCACTAAATCAGATGTGTGGTCATTTGGGGTGCTCATGTGGGAGGTCTTCATGCATGGAGAGATGCCCTACAGCCCAATGGCAGATGATGAGGTGCTAGCAG GTCTGCAGTCAGGAAAAACAAAGCTCTCGCACCCTGAGGGATGCCCTTCCCGCCTTGCCAAGCTGATGCAGCGCTGCTGGGCCCCCAGCCCCAAGGATCGACCCTCCTTCAGTGAGCTTGCCACCGCTCTCGGGGACAGTCCAGCTGACAGCAAAGCCTGA
- the PTK7 gene encoding inactive tyrosine-protein kinase 7 isoform X2: protein MAAVWALLMLAVGARATIHFTKEPYSQDALHGRSAILRCEVEEPANVEFEWLQNGLPIQDTDQRFKEGSNLQFAAVDRHRDAGDFQCIARNLLTGEEARTANASFNIKWIETGNVVLKQPASIAEIQPSSTVVLRCHIDGHPRPAWQWFRDGTSLPDGRSTYIVSNKERTLTLQNASPDDNGLYYCCARSAVGSICSQNNFTLNIIDESFPQAVIVPQDLIVTKNEEAMFDCQFAAVPPPTQEWLFEDSPVTNRSKTTVFTNGSLLITQVRARSTGVYKCVGRGQRGKPLVLKATLQLAAVPKWVEMPKDSQLEESKPGYLHCLSKASLKPTVTWYRNGVSISEDSRFEISENGTLRINNVEVYDGTIYKCVSSTPAGSIEGYARVHVLEKLKFTPPPQPLQCMEFDKEVTVSCSATGREKPTIQWTKTDGSSLPSHVSHNAGILSFHKVSRSDSGNYTCIASNSPQGEIRATVQLVVAVYVTFKLEPEPTTVYQGHTAMFQCQAEGDPVPHIQWKGKDKILDPGKLLPRIQIMPNGSLVIYDVTTEDSGKYTCIAGNSCNIKHREAFLYVVDKPAVEEDEGPGSHTPYKMIQTIGLSVGAAVAYIIIVLGLMFYCKKRRKAKRLKKHPEGEEPEMECLNGSALLQNGQMTAEIQEEVALTNLGSSSGASKRHSAADKMHFPRSSLQTITTLGRGEFGEVFLAKAKGTEDGEGESLVLVKNLQTRDEQLQMDFRREAEMFGKLNHPNVVRLLGLCREAEPHYMVLEYVDLGDLKQFLRISKSKDESLKPQPLTTKHKVSLCTQVALGMEHLSNGRFVHRDLAARNCLVSAQRQVKVSSLSLSKDVYNSEYYHFRQAWIPLRWMPPEAVLEDEFSTKSDVWSFGVLMWEVFMHGEMPYSPMADDEVLAGLQSGKTKLSHPEGCPSRLAKLMQRCWAPSPKDRPSFSELATALGDSPADSKA, encoded by the exons ATGGCGGCGGTGTGGGCGCTCCTGATGCTGG CTGTGGGGGCTCGGGCAACGATCCATTTCACCAAGGAGCCATACTCCCAGGATGCCCTGCATGGCCGCAGTGCCATCCTCCGCTGTGAGGTGGAGGAACCAGCCAATGTGgagtttgaatggctgcagaatGGGCTCCCCATTCAGGACACGGATCAGCGCTTCAAGGAAGGCAGCAACCTGCAGTTTGCTGCTGTTGATCGCCACCGGGATGCTGGGGACTTCCAGTGCATAGCGAGGAACTTGCTCACTGGGGAAGAGGCTCGCACAGCCAACGCATCTTTCAATATCAAGT GGATTGAGACAGGCAATGTGGTGCTGAAGCAACCGGCCAGCATAGCTGAGATTCAGCCATCCTCCACAGTGGTCCTGCGGTGTCACATTGATGGCCACCCGCG TCCTGCATGGCAGTGGTTTCGGGATGGTACCTCCCTCCCTGACGGCCGCAGTACCTATATTGTCAGCAACAAGGAGCGAACGCTGACCCTCCAGAATGCcagccctgacgacaatggtctCTACTACTGCTGTGCCCGCAGTGCTGTCGGCTCTATCTGCAGCCAGAACAACTTCACACTGAATATAATTG ATGAGAGCTTTCCTCAGGCAGTGATCGTCCCTCAGGACCTCATTGTGACCAAGAACGAAGAGGCCATGTTTGACTGCCAGTTtgcagctgtgccccctcccacacAGGAGTGGCTTTTTGAAGACAGCCCTGTCACCAACAGATCCAA GACCACCGTATTCACCAATGGCTCCCTGCTGATCACCCAGGTGAGGGCTCGCAGCACTGGTGTCTATAAGTGCGTTGGCCGTGGGCAGAGAGGAAAACCTCTTGTGCTGAAGGCGACTCTGCAGCTAGCAG CGGTACCCAAGTGGGTGGAGATGCCCAAGGATAGCCAGCTGGAGGAGAGCAAGCCAGGATACCTGCACTGCCTCAGCAAGGCCTCCCTGAAACCCACTGTCACCTGGTACCGCAACGGTGTCTCCATCTCCGAG GATTCACGGTTTGAGATCTCTGAAAATGGGACGCTGCGCATCAACAACGTGGAGGTATATGATGGGACCATTTACAAGTGCGTGAGCAGCACGCCGGCAGGCAGCATTGAGGGATACGCACGGGTGCATGTGCTAG AGAAGCTGAAGTTCACCCCTCCACCCCAGCCGCTGCAGTGCATGGAGTTTGATAAGGAGGTGACAGTCTCCTGCTCAGCCACTGGCCGGGAAAAACCCACCATCCAGTGGACTAAAACAG ATGGGAGCAGCCTGCCATCCCATGTCAGCCACAACGCTGGCATCTTGTCCTTCCACAAGGTGAGCAGGAGTGACTCAGGGAATTACACGTGTATCGCCTCCAACAGCCCACAGGGTGAGATCCGTGCCACCGTGCAGCTTGTGGTAGCAG TTTACGTTACCTTCAAGCTAGAGCCAGAGCCCACAACAGTGTACCAGGGACACACAGCCATGTTCCAGTGCCAGGCAGAGGGGGACCCCGTGCCGCACATCCAGTGGAAAGGGAAGGACAAGATTTTGGATCCTGGCAAGCTCCTGCCCAG GATTCAGATCATGCCAAATGGCTCCCTGGTGATTTATGACGTCACCACTGAGGACTCTGGAAAATACACCTGTATCGCTGGCAACAGCTGCAACATCAAGCACCGTGAGGCCTTCCTATATGTTGTAG ACAAGCCGGCAGTGGAAGAGGATGAGGGACCTGGCAGCCACACACCCTACAAGATGATCCAGACCATTGGGCTTTCTGTGGGGGCAGCTGTTGCCTACATTATTATCGTGCTGGGGCTGATGTTCTACTGTAAGAAGCGGAGAAAAGCCAAGAGGCTGAAGAAGCACCCAGAGGGCGAGGAGCCTGAAATGGAGTGTTTGAATG GTAGTGCGTTGCTTCAGAATGGGCAGATGACAGCAGAGATCCAGGAAGAAGTGGCCTTGACCAACCTGGGCAGTAGCTCTGGGGCCAGCAAGCGGCACAGTGCTGCTGACAAGATGCACTTTCCACGTTCAAGCCTGCAGACAATCACAACACTGG GCAGGGGGGAGTTTGGTGAAGTGTTCCTGGCCAAGGCAAAAGGTACAGAGGATGGTGAGGGGGAATCCCTGGTTCTGGTGAAGAACCTGCAGACACGGGATGAGCAGCTGCAGATGGACTTCAGGCGAGAGGCTGAAATGTTTGGCAAGCTGAACCACCCCAATGTGGTGCGGCTGCTGGGGCTATGCCGTGAGGCAGAGCCGCATTACATGGTCCTGGAGTATGTGGACTTG GGGGACCTGAAGCAGTTCCTGAGGATCTCCAAGAGCAAAGATGAGTCTCTGAAGCCACAGCCCCTCACTACCAAACATAAG GTGTCTCTCTGCACACAGGTGGCCCTGGGCATGGAGCATCTCTCCAACGGCAGGTTCGTGCACCGGGACTTGGCAGCCAGGAACTGCCTGGTCAGTGCCCAGCGGCAGGTCAAGGTCTCATCCCTGAGCCTCAGCAAGGATGTGTACAACAG CGAGTACTACCACTTCCGCCAGGCCTGGATACCGCTGCGCTGGATGCCACCTGAAGCAGTGCTGGAGGACGAGTTCTCCACTAAATCAGATGTGTGGTCATTTGGGGTGCTCATGTGGGAGGTCTTCATGCATGGAGAGATGCCCTACAGCCCAATGGCAGATGATGAGGTGCTAGCAG GTCTGCAGTCAGGAAAAACAAAGCTCTCGCACCCTGAGGGATGCCCTTCCCGCCTTGCCAAGCTGATGCAGCGCTGCTGGGCCCCCAGCCCCAAGGATCGACCCTCCTTCAGTGAGCTTGCCACCGCTCTCGGGGACAGTCCAGCTGACAGCAAAGCCTGA